From Vigna unguiculata cultivar IT97K-499-35 chromosome 5, ASM411807v1, whole genome shotgun sequence, the proteins below share one genomic window:
- the LOC114185761 gene encoding uncharacterized protein LOC114185761, which produces MNKNSESSTKPNNNNNSPKPKPPFKPAKDDTKPVLQDPILRSDPIETEEAVLRLRPFSVPTSTSPPGKA; this is translated from the exons ATGAACAAGAATTCAGAATCTTCAACCAAAccaaataacaacaacaattcacccaaacccaaacccccTTTCAAGCCAGCAAAGGACGACACCAAGCCCGTTCTTCAAGACCCT ATACTCAGATCCGACCCAATTGAGACGGAAGAAGCAGTGCTGCGATTACGTCCATTCTCAGTCCCCACTTCAACTTCTCCACCTGGAAAGGCCTAA